From Daphnia pulicaria isolate SC F1-1A chromosome 4, SC_F0-13Bv2, whole genome shotgun sequence, one genomic window encodes:
- the LOC124336120 gene encoding pseudouridine-metabolizing bifunctional protein C1861.05-like, which translates to MIMMMNIARASFFQRLAQWGMKRQVAGPDSRAFHRMDDSMIEISDVVTQALKNNEPIVALESTIITHGMPYPANLETALKVEATVKAKGAVPATIGIINGRVHVGLTADQLELLASLKEPCLKTSRRDLPYVLSQKLNGGTTVSGTMLVAAKVGIPIFVTGGIGGVHRGAEETFDISADLTELGRTPVAVVSSGVKSILDIGKTLEYLETQGVCVATLGPRSDFPAFFTPSSGFQAPYRLDTTSDAARLVQHCLAFNTGSGLLIAVPIPESSQADGEAIERAIRSALTLADQQKIRGRDVTPFVLSQVNLLTSGASLTANMALIEHNAAVGAAIAVDLARLRGSSGKSGISTGQSCQTPPPPSQSPDDCPTVVIGGSIVDLVAAVEEDSIQMDASTHRGSISRSYGGVGRNLADGLSRLARRSPLFVSVVGDDESGRELIRHNPLMESRGIIRLASASTASYTVVLDNKGDCQFGIGDLKIHDRLTVDKVRRYEEDIAKCRLLIMDGNMELPTMEYILDVCRSARVPVWYEPTDVNKASKPLKLVGCRSAIAYTSPNLSELKKMVDFIQPGLPDIRDVNLSQTIEEIQEPLAKSCIPLLDTMQCIMITLGKLGMMIVRRGTKTDKLPLAPWQHQSYEEITATYYSAPAVDRIVSVSGAGDCLAAGFITGILNGWDQDNCAVFGVQAAACSLRHSPAVPAALSNLKSS; encoded by the exons atgattatgatgatgaaTATTGCCAGAGCTTCTTTCTTCCAACGGTTGGCACAATGGGGAATGAAAAGACAAGTGGCTGGGCCAGACAGTCGAGCTTTTCATCGAATGGATGACTCGATGATTGAAATTTCGGATGTAGTCACTCAGGcactaaaaaataatgaaccCATCGTTGCTTTGGAATCGACAATCATCACTCACGGCATGCCGTATCCGGCAAACCTTGAAACTGCTCTCAAGGTGGAGGCAACCGTCAAGGCAAAG GGAGCTGTTCCAGCCACAATTGGAATAATTAATGGCCGTGTTCACGTGGGTTTGACTGCAGATCAACTGGAATTGCTGGCAAGCCTCAAGGAGCCCTGCCTGAAAACTTCTCGAAGAGACTTGCCCTACGTCCTCAGCCAG AAACTCAATGGAGGCACCACTGTGTCTGGGACCATGCTGGTGGCAGCCAAGGTTGGCATTCCAATATTTGTGACAG gaGGCATAGGCGGAGTCCATCGAGGCGCTGAAGAAACTTTTGACATTAGTGCCGATCTGACGGAACTTGGCCGGACCCCTGTGGCTGTCGTGTCCAGTGGG GTCAAATCGATCCTGGACATTGGCAAAACGCTCGAGTATCTGGAAACGCAGGGGGTTTGCGTGGCTACTTTGGGGCCCCGGTCCGATTTTCCTGCCTTTTTCACACCGTCGAGCGGATTCCAGGCTCCTTATCGGCTGGACACGACGTCCGATGCGGCCCGTCTCGTCCAGCACTGCTTGGCTTTCAACACTGGCAGCGGATTGCTGATCGCCGTCCCGATTCCGGAATCGAGCCAGGCTGACGGTGAAGCGATCGAACGAGCCATTCGCTCCGCCCTGACCTTGGCTGATCAGCAAAAGATCCGAGGCAGGGACGTGACTCCTTTTGTCCTATCCCAAGTCAATCTTTTAACATCCGGAGCATCTCTGACAGCCA ATATGGCGCTAATTGAACACAATGCGGCCGTTGGAGCGGCCATTGCTGTCGATCTCGCCCGTCTTCGAGGATCATC GGGGAAAAGTGGAATATCGACCGGGCAGAGTTGCCAGACGCCACCGCCGCCCAGCCAGTCGCCAGATGATTGCCCTACG GTCGTTATTGGAGGATCCATCGTCGACTTGGTGGCCGCCGTTGAAGAGGATTCTATACAA ATGGATGCGAGTACACACCGCGGAAGTATCAGCCGCTCTTATg GCGGAGTTGGTAGAAATTTGGCAGACGGATTGAGTCGACTGGCCAGGAGGTCACCTCTGTTCGTGTCGGTTGTCGGTGACGATGAATCCGGAAGGGAACTCATCCGGCACAACCCTTTGATG GAGAGTCGCGGAATCATTCGACTGGCTTCGGCATCCACCGCTTCCTACACTGTCGTCCTGGATAACAAAGGGGATTGCCAGTTTGGCATCGGCGACTTGAAGATTCACGACCGGCTCACCGTTGACAAG gtgaggcGGTACGAGGAGGATATAGCCAAATGTCGCTTGCTCATTATGGACGGAAACATGGAATTGCCGACAATGGAGTACATCCTTGACGTCTGCCGCTCCGCAAGAGTTCCAG TTTGGTACGAGCCGACTGACGTGAACAAAGCTTCCAAGCCATTAAAACTGGTCGGATGTCGTTCTGCCATTGCCTACACATCACCTAATTTGTCGGAGTTGAAGAAGATGGTTGATTTCATTCAACCAGGACTGCCCGACATTAGAGACGTGAATCTGAGTCAAACTATTGAAGAGATTCAAGAACCTCTCGCCAAATCATGCATACCGTTGCTGGATACTATGCAATGCATCATGATTACTCTGGGGAAGCTGGGAATGATG ATTGTTCGCCGTGGAACAAAGACAGATAAATTACCCCTGGCACCATGGCAACACCAATCTTACGAAGAAATCACTGCCACTTATTATTCGGCACCTGCAGTGGACCGCATAGTCAGCGTATCTGGAGCAGGAGATTG TTTGGCTGCCGGATTTATCACTGGAATACTCAACGGCTGGGACCAAGATAATTGTGCCGTGTTTGGGGTGCAAGCCGCAGCTTGTTCACTCCGACATTCCCCTGCTGTCCCTGCAGccctttcaaatttaaaatcttcTTGA
- the LOC124336440 gene encoding uncharacterized protein LOC124336440, translating into MAGIDGQKAPKTSGLLMLGSILSFIKLMLLVMSFASPHWLVSWQDTYSPFKNMGLWEFCFSRFRYPNYQFDDLFDGCHYVFSKTYFVIWEWLLPGWLMAVQAFMTLALIFCCSAHIGSTMLLVRWPLNFTFRHQWQILSVCTILNGLTTLCLFLSVAVFGGQCWRRDWMLYPNFNYLSWSYAFAVIAMFVGMAATACFYFDAKRTVERKKASSNLVVQMQSHGSQIYI; encoded by the exons ATGGCTGGAATTGATGGCCAGAAGGCTCCCAAAACATCAG GTCTACTGATGTTGGGGTCCATTCTGTCTTTTATCAAACTTATGCTCTTGGTTATGTCTTTTGCCAG TCCTCACTGGCTAGTCTCATGGCAAGACACTTACAGTCCGTTCAAGAACATGGGTCTCTGGGAATTCTGCTTCAGCAGATTTCGCTACCCCAATTACCAATTTGATGATCTCTTTGACGGTTGCCACTATGTCTTTAGCAAGACATATTTCGTCATCTGGGAATGGTTACTACCAG GTTGGTTGATGGCAGTGCAGGCTTTTATGACCTTGGCTTTGATATTCTGCTGCTCTGCACACATTGGGTCCACCATGCTCCTTGTGCGCTGGCCCCTCAACTTCACATTCCGACACCAGTGGCAGATCCTCTCTGTCTGCACCATCCTGAATGGATTGACAACCTTGTGTCTGTTCCTATCTGTGGCCGTTTTCGGTGGCCAGTGCTGGAGACGCGATTGGATGCTCTACCCCAATTTCAACTACCTCTCCTGGTCCTACGCATTTGCCGTCATCGCCATGTTCGTTGGAATGGCCGCCACGGCGTGTTTCTACTTT GACGCCAAGAGGACAGTGGAACGCAAGAAGGCCAGCAGTAACCTGGTTGTGCAAATGCAATCGCACGGCAGCcaaatttacatttaa
- the LOC124336109 gene encoding uncharacterized protein LOC124336109 isoform X2: MVSAQAMRYYRLWIYASNLVLMAGVVIFASVAAALLSDPRRQLLPPAAVSPHQPSVVYAYAALFLQGAVLPVVGCIGALRLSEKLLNSYWILLLVLLAGDMIVGLVWVFRFQKLVAGLVPDLKTRLSLDYGHDAEFDAAWDLLQRSARCCGVESPADFNNSLWLANLADRPAWQPSGLSNNRVQLTSSSSSSTPTQHNKGQGRPLRPSLIRDQRVSRLPLPDSCCKSASFTSEQLRKNGHFMSMASEVPPGRKEVYGTGKHRQQLRDYNERYHERMMREQLHLQQQQQQLAGNLSLSHRPLTTVQQQPPQQQQGSSRIQRRVTTPASAPTIPISPSAGHKKESVNRQQQQQQHPNQHRHRGLTLDEKETDDEDGLDEDEDEDFLSSSLSVECGGVWPSVGDVSDVHESGCGEFVSSWLHMTGDTLFVLGYCVLAFIKLCFLAILRYELREMVAKIKILQSEQAMMNSSSAAGAGPGGGGPGSSMPFTHCEMSGIRAVMARGTTITPALVATDVNTTGNDQLDNLNGQQQQQQAQQHLPNGEVSSGGGVPTNTTTGLSVLKMPRPRRQSSFSSGEYHLINPFVQPQQPQLQQQGEEDEEEEDEEEDNETDNDLFSPPDTPIHQSQQQQQQQQQPHRTAHQLPANNDNGADSDSGSHCALLPSSCNSTGPPQRRLIHKEWDPLDTTTAGTTTTTAGGTQPASTQHQQQQQQQQCTSNWVQPLQQQQQHENGWPGRPNGNNNEYHELREIKQTQI, translated from the exons ATGGTGTCGGCCCAG GCCATGCGCTACTATCGGCTGTGGATCTACGCGTCCAATCTGGTCCTGATGGCCGGCGTCGTCATCTTCGCCTCGGTGGCGGCCGCCCTCCTCTCCGACCCGAGACGGCAGCTCCTGCCGCCGGCCGCCGTCAGCCCGCACCAGCCCAGCGTCGTCTACGCCTACGCGGCCCTCTTCCTCCAGGGCGCCGTCCTGCCCGTCGTCGGCTGCATCGGGGCCCTGCGGCTCAGCGAGAAACTACTCAACTCCTACTGGATCCTCCTGCTCGTCCTCCTGGCCGGCGACATGATCGTCGGACTCGTCTGGGTCTTCCGCTTCCAGAAACTCGTGGCCGGACTCGTGCCGGACCTCAAGACTCGGCTCAGTCTCGACTATGGGCACGACGCTGAGTTCGACGCCGCCTGGGATCTCCTCCAGCGATCGGCCCGCTGCTGCGGAGTCGAATCGCCGGCCGACTTCAACAATTCCCTCTGGCTGGCCAATTTGGCCGACCGGCCGGCCTGGCAGCCGTCGGGCCTGTCCAACAATCGAGTCCAACTCACGTCCTCGTCCAGCAGCTCCACCCCGACCCAACACAACAAAGGCCAGGGCCGTCCGCTGAGGCCGTCACTGATCAGGGACCAGCGAGTCAGTCGACTGCCGCTGCCGGACTCGTGCTGCAAGTCGGCCAGCTTCACCAGCGAGCAGCTGCGCAAAAACGGGCACTTTATGTCGATGGCCAGCGAAGTGCCGCCCGGCCGCAAGGAAGTCTACGGGACGGGCAAGCACCGCCAGCAGCTGAGGGACTACAACGAACGCTACCACGAGCGCATGATGCGCGAGCAGCTCCacctccaacaacaacaacagcagctggCCGGCAACCTGAGTCTGAGTCACCGGCCCCTCACCaccgtccagcagcagccgccacaacaacaacaaggatcGTCCCGCATCCAAAGGCGAGTGACGACTCCTGCATCCGCCCCGACGATTCCAATCAGTCCGTCGGCCGGCCACAAGAAAGAGTCCGTCaatcgccaacaacaacagcaacaacatcccAACCAGCACCGACATCGCGGGCTGACGCTGGACGAAAAAGAGACGGACGACGAGGACGGCCTGGATGAAGACGAGGACGAGGATTtcctgtcgtcgtcgttgtcggtCGAGTGCGGTGGAGTTTGGCCCAGCGTGGGCGACGTCAGCGACGTCCACGAGTCCGGCTGCGGTGAATTCGTTTCGTCGTGGCTGCACATGACGGGCGACACGCTCTTCGTGCTGGGCTACTGCGTCCTGGCCTTCATCAAGCTCTGCTTCCTGGCCATCCTGCGCTACGAGCTCCGCGAAATGGTGGCCAAGATCAAGATCCTGCAGAGTGAACAGGCCATGATGAACTCGTCGTCGGCGGCCGGAGCTGGGCCTGGCGGCGGAGGGCCGGGCAGCTCCATGCCCTTCACCCACTGCGAGATGAGCGGCATCCGGGCCGTCATGGCCAGGGGGACGACCATCACTCCAGCCCTGGTGGCCACTGACGTCAACACGACTGGCAATGACCAGCTGGACAACTTGAacggacagcagcagcagcagcaggcccAGCAGCACTTGCCCAACGGTGAAGTGTCATCCGGCGGAGGAGTTCCGACGAATACGACGACTGGGTTGAGCGTTTTGAAAATGCCACGCCCTCGACGCCAGTCGAGTTTCTCTTCCGGCGAGTACCACCTCATCAACCCGTTTGTCCAGCCACAACAGCCGCAACTGCAGCAGCAGGGCGAGGAGgatgaagaggaggaagatgaagaggaagaCAACGAGACGGACAATGACCTCTTCAGTCCGCCCGACACGCCCATTCATCagtcgcagcagcagcagcagcagcagcagcaaccacaTCGAACGGCCCATCAATTGCCGGCCAACAACGACAATGGCGCCGATTCAGATTCGGGCAGTCATTGCGCCCTCTTGCCGTCCAGCTGCAACAGCACCGGCCCGCCTCAGCGGCGGCTCATTCACAAAGAATGGGACCCGTTAGACACGACAACAgccggaacaacaacaacaacagcaggagGAACTCAACCGGCCAGCActcagcatcagcagcagcagcagcagcagcagtgcacCAGCAACTGGGTGCAGccactccagcagcagcaacagcacgaGAATGGGTGGCCAGGCCGGCCCAACGGCAACAACAACGAGTACCACGAGCTCCGCGAAATAAAACAGACTCAGATTTAG
- the LOC124336109 gene encoding uncharacterized protein LOC124336109 isoform X1 — protein MVSAQVRLALTAMRYYRLWIYASNLVLMAGVVIFASVAAALLSDPRRQLLPPAAVSPHQPSVVYAYAALFLQGAVLPVVGCIGALRLSEKLLNSYWILLLVLLAGDMIVGLVWVFRFQKLVAGLVPDLKTRLSLDYGHDAEFDAAWDLLQRSARCCGVESPADFNNSLWLANLADRPAWQPSGLSNNRVQLTSSSSSSTPTQHNKGQGRPLRPSLIRDQRVSRLPLPDSCCKSASFTSEQLRKNGHFMSMASEVPPGRKEVYGTGKHRQQLRDYNERYHERMMREQLHLQQQQQQLAGNLSLSHRPLTTVQQQPPQQQQGSSRIQRRVTTPASAPTIPISPSAGHKKESVNRQQQQQQHPNQHRHRGLTLDEKETDDEDGLDEDEDEDFLSSSLSVECGGVWPSVGDVSDVHESGCGEFVSSWLHMTGDTLFVLGYCVLAFIKLCFLAILRYELREMVAKIKILQSEQAMMNSSSAAGAGPGGGGPGSSMPFTHCEMSGIRAVMARGTTITPALVATDVNTTGNDQLDNLNGQQQQQQAQQHLPNGEVSSGGGVPTNTTTGLSVLKMPRPRRQSSFSSGEYHLINPFVQPQQPQLQQQGEEDEEEEDEEEDNETDNDLFSPPDTPIHQSQQQQQQQQQPHRTAHQLPANNDNGADSDSGSHCALLPSSCNSTGPPQRRLIHKEWDPLDTTTAGTTTTTAGGTQPASTQHQQQQQQQQCTSNWVQPLQQQQQHENGWPGRPNGNNNEYHELREIKQTQI, from the exons ATGGTGTCGGCCCAGGTGCGGCTAGCCTTAACG GCCATGCGCTACTATCGGCTGTGGATCTACGCGTCCAATCTGGTCCTGATGGCCGGCGTCGTCATCTTCGCCTCGGTGGCGGCCGCCCTCCTCTCCGACCCGAGACGGCAGCTCCTGCCGCCGGCCGCCGTCAGCCCGCACCAGCCCAGCGTCGTCTACGCCTACGCGGCCCTCTTCCTCCAGGGCGCCGTCCTGCCCGTCGTCGGCTGCATCGGGGCCCTGCGGCTCAGCGAGAAACTACTCAACTCCTACTGGATCCTCCTGCTCGTCCTCCTGGCCGGCGACATGATCGTCGGACTCGTCTGGGTCTTCCGCTTCCAGAAACTCGTGGCCGGACTCGTGCCGGACCTCAAGACTCGGCTCAGTCTCGACTATGGGCACGACGCTGAGTTCGACGCCGCCTGGGATCTCCTCCAGCGATCGGCCCGCTGCTGCGGAGTCGAATCGCCGGCCGACTTCAACAATTCCCTCTGGCTGGCCAATTTGGCCGACCGGCCGGCCTGGCAGCCGTCGGGCCTGTCCAACAATCGAGTCCAACTCACGTCCTCGTCCAGCAGCTCCACCCCGACCCAACACAACAAAGGCCAGGGCCGTCCGCTGAGGCCGTCACTGATCAGGGACCAGCGAGTCAGTCGACTGCCGCTGCCGGACTCGTGCTGCAAGTCGGCCAGCTTCACCAGCGAGCAGCTGCGCAAAAACGGGCACTTTATGTCGATGGCCAGCGAAGTGCCGCCCGGCCGCAAGGAAGTCTACGGGACGGGCAAGCACCGCCAGCAGCTGAGGGACTACAACGAACGCTACCACGAGCGCATGATGCGCGAGCAGCTCCacctccaacaacaacaacagcagctggCCGGCAACCTGAGTCTGAGTCACCGGCCCCTCACCaccgtccagcagcagccgccacaacaacaacaaggatcGTCCCGCATCCAAAGGCGAGTGACGACTCCTGCATCCGCCCCGACGATTCCAATCAGTCCGTCGGCCGGCCACAAGAAAGAGTCCGTCaatcgccaacaacaacagcaacaacatcccAACCAGCACCGACATCGCGGGCTGACGCTGGACGAAAAAGAGACGGACGACGAGGACGGCCTGGATGAAGACGAGGACGAGGATTtcctgtcgtcgtcgttgtcggtCGAGTGCGGTGGAGTTTGGCCCAGCGTGGGCGACGTCAGCGACGTCCACGAGTCCGGCTGCGGTGAATTCGTTTCGTCGTGGCTGCACATGACGGGCGACACGCTCTTCGTGCTGGGCTACTGCGTCCTGGCCTTCATCAAGCTCTGCTTCCTGGCCATCCTGCGCTACGAGCTCCGCGAAATGGTGGCCAAGATCAAGATCCTGCAGAGTGAACAGGCCATGATGAACTCGTCGTCGGCGGCCGGAGCTGGGCCTGGCGGCGGAGGGCCGGGCAGCTCCATGCCCTTCACCCACTGCGAGATGAGCGGCATCCGGGCCGTCATGGCCAGGGGGACGACCATCACTCCAGCCCTGGTGGCCACTGACGTCAACACGACTGGCAATGACCAGCTGGACAACTTGAacggacagcagcagcagcagcaggcccAGCAGCACTTGCCCAACGGTGAAGTGTCATCCGGCGGAGGAGTTCCGACGAATACGACGACTGGGTTGAGCGTTTTGAAAATGCCACGCCCTCGACGCCAGTCGAGTTTCTCTTCCGGCGAGTACCACCTCATCAACCCGTTTGTCCAGCCACAACAGCCGCAACTGCAGCAGCAGGGCGAGGAGgatgaagaggaggaagatgaagaggaagaCAACGAGACGGACAATGACCTCTTCAGTCCGCCCGACACGCCCATTCATCagtcgcagcagcagcagcagcagcagcagcaaccacaTCGAACGGCCCATCAATTGCCGGCCAACAACGACAATGGCGCCGATTCAGATTCGGGCAGTCATTGCGCCCTCTTGCCGTCCAGCTGCAACAGCACCGGCCCGCCTCAGCGGCGGCTCATTCACAAAGAATGGGACCCGTTAGACACGACAACAgccggaacaacaacaacaacagcaggagGAACTCAACCGGCCAGCActcagcatcagcagcagcagcagcagcagcagtgcacCAGCAACTGGGTGCAGccactccagcagcagcaacagcacgaGAATGGGTGGCCAGGCCGGCCCAACGGCAACAACAACGAGTACCACGAGCTCCGCGAAATAAAACAGACTCAGATTTAG
- the LOC124336254 gene encoding EF-hand domain-containing family member C2-like: MLPGIGQKTIKSNYRKCQTLHFHDGVPLPKASGSSSSTSSSSGNFIPSPEDDYDYDLHRFRPPQLVAARSAVHFERDSKHMDRELAGLSPPIYPPYKADASRPFIPKTVLYDRLTLRFDGFYFEDSLAWGYSRRAVHPVKLCYYLEDDTISVHEPVTPNSGRPQGKLVRRHKVFKSGHETKDEDGRGGRDDESPDKYWHWKDLNVASDVDIFGRRFRLTNCNQWTREFLMSAGIQVNAPEDVPESHPPLKNKNDAAAAASRSRSAPQRRNHPLKKFLEHDGQILRFGCVWDRRGEENVGLDERLKPYVMRYFLVDDTIQITDAEFESNQKRGLYSSNRAQEAVLLRRQRLPKEPRPIMTSPADAADITFYDPQDLMLANVISVHGRRFVLVETGDDFTRSFYRNHFDVVDFTPVQLD; the protein is encoded by the exons aTGTTGCCGGGAATCGGCCAAAAGACcatcaag TCCAACTATCGCAAATGTCAAACGCTTCACTTCCACGACGGAGTGCCTCTGCCTAAagccagcggcagcagcagcagcacgtcgTCATCATCCGGAAACTTCATCCCGTCTCCGGAGGATGACTATGACTACGATCTACATCGATTCCGGCCGCCTCAACTTGTCGCTGCCAG ATCGGCCGTTCATTTCGAACGTGATTCCAAACACATGGATCGTGAGCTGGCTGGTTTATCACCGCCAATCTATCCTCCTTACAAGGCGGATGCCAGCCGACCGTTTATACCCAAAACGGTCCTCTACGACCGACTG ACTCTGCGCTTCGATGGGTTCTACTTTGAGGATTCGCTTGCCTGGGGCTATTCCCGCAGGGCCGTCCACCCGGTCAAGTTGTGTTACTATCTGGAGGACGACACGATCTCGGTTCACGAGCCCGTCACTCCG aaTTCTGGGCGTCCGCAAGGGAAACTTGTCCGCCGCCATAAAGTTTTCAAGTCCGGTCACGAAACGAAAGATGAAGACGGACGTGGTGGACGAGATGACGAGAGCCCTGACAAATACTGGCACTGGAAAGATTTGAATGTGGCGTCAGACGTTGACATCTTTGGACGTCGATTCCGGCTGACCAACTGCAACCAATGGACCAGa GAATTCCTGATGAGCGCCGGGATACAAGTCAACGCGCCGGAAGACGTGCCGGAATCGCATCCGCCTTTGAAGAATAAGAACGACGCCGCCGCTGCGGCCTCACGATCCCGTTCTGCACCGCAGCGACGAAACCATCCGCTGAAAAAGTTTCTAGAACACGACGGCCAAATTCTCAG attcggcTGCGTCTGGGACCGGCGCGGTGAAGAGAACGTAGGGCTGGATGAGCGACTGAAACCGTACGTGATGCGCTACTTCCTGGTGGACGACACGATCCAGATCACCGATGCGGAATTCGAGAGCAATCAAAAGCGAGGCCTGTACAGCTCCAACCGAGCCCAGGAGGCGGTTCTGTTGCGACGCCAGAGATTACCCaaag AACCGAGACCCATCATGACATCGCCAGCCGATGCGGCTGACATCACCTTCTACGACCCGCAGGATTTGATGCTGGCCAATGTCATTTCCGTTCACGGTCGACG GTTCGTGTTGGTGGAAACGGGCGACGACTTTACACGATCTTTTTACCGCAATCATTTCGATGTCGTCGACTTCACTCCCGTACAATTGGATTAA